The Chamaesiphon minutus PCC 6605 DNA window GCCACAATTCTTCTTTGACTGTGCGCGTCGGATCGACGTCAAATTCTTGGTTGAGGTAGGCGATATTGAGACTCGCAGGGCGAATAATTTCGCCGCTAGTAGGTTCGATTTGCCCAGCAATTATCTTCATTTGGGTAGATTTACCCGCACCATTTGCTCCGACTAATCCAATTCGATCTCCTGGCTTTACTTCCCAATTAATGTCCTTGAGGACTTCACCTGTGGGATAAATCTTGCAGATATGTTCCAGTCGCAGCATGAAATTAATTTTCTCCAGGAGTAGTGAGAGGAGGGCGGGTATCCCAATATTTATTTTAACAAAACTTTACCACTAGGTCACGTAAATAGTTGTTATGGGGTCGAGGGTAGGGGGTAGGCGTTAGGCTTTAGGTATTAGGCTTTAGGTTAGGGGTGAGGAGTTAGGGATGAGGTATGAGGTGTTGGGTGTGATATTTTTAGACGTTAGAGGTTGAAAATGTATTTCACGCTCGCATCTAAAACCTAGCCTCCATGCCAGTAGCATTCCCTAAAGCCTAAAGCCTAAAGCCTAAAGCCTTCCTCTCCCAAAGTTGCTAAAATTAAAGCTGAGTTACTAAGAAGAATCCGCGCATGATGGACGTAATGGAGTTTTTTCAGCATAGTGCTGGTAAATGGCGATCGAAACGGACTACACATCACCTCGCATTTAGAAGATCGGAGATGGGGGAATCGGAGATTGAGGTGAAGGCATTGGATGCTAAAGATCCCGAAATCATCGCGCTGTGTGAATCTCACCAAGTCGATCCCAGTTTAGCTGTCGGTGGCTGTTGTGTGACTTGGGCGGCTTCGATGGGTTGGGACCAAGAGGGTGAAAACCATGAAGGGAAAACGGTATTCGCGCTAGTTCCCGATCCCGAAAAACCTCACAGCGGTCAACTTTTGCGCGATCGCGGATATGCTGAAATTGTCTCAGTGGCGGGACAATATCACATGGATAACGATGGTGGCTTGGTCTTGATCACCGACTATGACATCATGAGTTCGGTGGAGCGGTTTTGGTTTCCCAGTCCCAATGTCCGCGTTCGCAGCAGCACTGTCAAGCGGATGGGTGGATTTAGTACTGCGACATTCTGCACGGAAACTCGCGTGGTGGATGAGGCGAATGGAGACGGCGGTACTAACTCCGCAGCTTATGTAGATCCCAAGTCTATTGTTTCCCCCTTGGGTTGGTGATAGCTAGCGATCGAACCGAAGCATATCGGGTTGGAGTTGAGTACATTAACAAAGTTCGAGCTTTGGTGCCAGATCCGCACATGGTAGATGTCATGAGCAATCTACGCGATCGAGTATCCATTTGCAATTGGATCGGTCACCAAATTAAGACTGTCAATAACTCACTTCAAACCCATCTTAATACTTGTCATGAGTGTTTCAATTTAAGCGATCGCCGAGCGATGCAGATCTTGGCGGTGCCGTTTGCAGCGTCCGTGTCGTTGGATGGTTTTTGTAATATTAATACTAACCCAACGACGATTTTGGTCGATGTGGGACGCGTCGCACCCCCCGATCGGTTGGCTCTAGTGGCTCATGAATACGCTCACGCGTATTTAGGCTATCCCGGACACGATCTGGAATATGTCAAGGTGCTGAGTCATTTATGCTTGGGCTTGGGTTTGGCACAGCCATCTTTTACGCCTGACGATCGCAGTATCTATTATTGGCCGCCATATTCACCGACGATCGATCCTCTGGCTTGGTGGCGGGGAGAAAGTGATGTCGGTTAAAATTCAAGCAGCGATCGTGAAACCATTATTTGGGGTTCGATCGACTCACGATCGAGACAACAAACGTCTCGACAGTCAACGATTATGGAGCCTACAAACCGGAGAGTTGATTCGTGTTTTTGAAACATCACCCTATTGGTTTGCTGATGCGATCGCCAATACATCTGAAGCAGGACTTGCCGAAGCTTATACGGCAGTTGAATCAACCTTGAACCTACACACGATCTTTGGTTGGTCGCTTTCTGGCGTTATTTGTGCGGTGACGGCTTGGCGTTATGTGTGGCGATCGGGTTCGATATTGTTGGCACCTTATTTCCCTTAGAGAAACCAATTTTTAGGTTCTTAGCGATCCCCGCCACTCGATCGAATTTCTATGATGTCGGTTGGTACAATATGCTCGCTGCTGCCATCATTACCTTGTTTACCGTCGCGGCGGGTTTCTATGAAATCATGCTGAATGGGCGACACAACGACCACTTGTCGTTTTCAAGCTCGTTCTGCGATGTTTTTTTCCGTGAGGCTATTTCTGCCCATTCTTGTGCTCTAGCTATGCCTTCTCTTATTCCCCTTTTCTAGACCTGAATCCTTACGAATAATTGATGCAAGAGATCGAGTCGATCGCAGATCTCGGCAATTGTTTTAGCATGACGCTCGTTTTCTGCTTGGAGCAACTGCTGGATGGCGATCGATTCTACCTGAATTTCAGTTTGGTTAGAAAATTCGGCTCGATCTGGAGTGATTTTACGCTGTTCGCGATCGAGGTTGAGTCGCTCGGCAGCCCTCAATCTTTTCACCTGCTGGCGTTCCATCAGATTAGTAATCCGCGCAATAATTTCTGGCCCGACTACTGGTTTATTGACAAAATCATCAGCCCCGATCGCGAATACTTGTTGAATTAAGGTCGGTTCTGTCCGAGCGGTAAGAAAAATAATCGGTAAGTGCGACCAATCCGCTCGATCGCGCACGGATTTACACAATTCTAAGCCATTTATTGTTGGCATTTCCACATCTAGAATTAAGAGATCGGGCTTGGCTACAGGCACAATTTCCCAGAACTTTTGCGGATCTGATAGAGTTGTAACTCTAAAGCCCCAGGGAACTAATAATGCGCGTAAAATTGCTAAAATCTTGAGATCGTCATCGACGACTAAGATATGAGTTTGAGTTGATTCGACTTGGGCAATTGAGCGTTCGATTTCTAGAATAATCTCGCTGGGACTATTCGGGCAGATGCTAGTACAAGTACCGAATCGTTCGATTTCAGGATGCAATCCGGGCGCATCGGTTAGCAAAATCACTGGGATAGCTGGGACATGTTTGCCAACCTCAACGAGCAACCGCACGACTTCTTCAGTCTGTTGGGCGAGATCTGGCGATAGGAGAATGCTGCGAGTCAGATGATGCTGGAGTTGGGACTTTGCTGCGGCGATCGTCGGTACGACCTGGATGTGCCATTTGCGCTCGTCAACTAGCGATTGGATCTCTCGTTCGAGATCTGGATCGACCGATACCAAAAGAATATCTATCGCTGGAGTGGGATCGAAATAATAAAGATCGGGCAGAGACACCGGACGCTCTAACTCCTCTTGCAAGGCACCCACCATTGAATATAGCCATTGCCCCTGTTCGATTGTCAACTCTTGACGACCGCCGAGCAACTTTTCGATCTGACGAGCTAATTCCGAACTGAGGGAAAAACCAAACATCCCCAACGAGCCGCTGAGGGAATGGGCGATACTCCGTCCCACCTCCTGCCAATCTGACTGAAGATCTCGATTCAAAAATCTGATTGAGAGCCGCTCTAATACTGCGACTTGTTCGAGCACTTGACCTTTGAATTTCTCCCAAGTATCGGTCAGGAGATTGACCTCTAGTGAATTGACAGGTTTGAGGCGATAACCGATCCCATACACGGTTTCGATGAGATCGGCAGCAGCTCCAGCGTGTTTGAGTTTGTAGCGCAAACCTTTAATATGCGTGCGGATGGCTTCTTCGCTAGGGGTGCCGCCATAAGACCAGAGATGGTCGAGGATCGCGTCACAACTAAACACCCGCTTGCTGTTGCGCAGAAATAATTCTAAGAGGGCGTACTCTTTCGGCGTAACAGGTACCAAGTTATCGCTGTAGGTAACAGTTGTACTGACCGGATCGAGGTGTAAATCGCCCCAGGTTAAGATCGGTGTCGATGGCTGGTGGCTGCGGCGCAGTAGTGCCCTAATTCTGGCGAGTAATTCTTGAGGATCGAAAGGTTTCCCCAGATAATCATCAGCTCCCGCATCCAACCCGCGCGCTCGATCTGCTGGAGAGCATTAGTGACAAGTTAAGAAGCGATCGCACTTGTCAAGCGGGCTTGAGGCGATGAGTCGAAGAAAAAATTGTCTGTTCGACTCATAGAATCAGGAAAAGGTGCAATAATTAACTTAACATTAGGTTTACGAACAGTTTTAACAATACCTAAATCTTGATTCTCTGGGGCAGCAAAATAGGTGACTGGATTGGCAGCTAAACCTTTATGATGAGCTACATGAAAGTGATAAAGACCTCGATAAATCATCTCTAAAGAAATGCGGTCGAATGGGAGAGATAATTCATCAGCTACAGCATCACCTAAATCGACTAGAACTGCATAAAACAGCCAAGTCCCCCACATCTGTAATTTAATTCCATTAACTGAACCAGTCCATAAATAACTCAACCCGAGCAATCGTTTAACAGTATTAAAAGCCTCTTCAATTCGCCACCGTCTTCCGTACAAATCGGCGACTACATAGGGAGGAAGATTCAATGGGTCGAGTACACTAGTTAGATTAAGAATACCAGACTTTACCCACTTTAATTTCGACTAATCTTACAGTTATATATGGAGTCTTTTTGGTGCCAGACCCCATCCGCACTATTCGGTCACGGATACTATAACTATTGCTAAATACTCGCTCTATCTGTAGCGATGCACCTTTTTTTAATCGAGTAATAAAATGAATATCTCTGTTAATTAATTCTTGCCAAAATTGGAAATGATAGAAGCCTCGATCCAAGAGCAATAAAGTGCCCGATGTTACTAAATTCAGGATATCTTTCTCAAAATTAACATCTGAAGCTTTGGGATTTTCTCTAAACCAGATTTCAATCGGCAATCTCGTCACCAAATCTATGACTACTCCCATTTTTCCCGCTAGTTGTCCGATTGGCACATCAGATAAGCTATCTAATTTCTTGAATATCGCTTCCAATGTGGAGCCATCACATGCCCAAATCCGCTCAAATTTTGCTTGAGCAAATTCAATGCTTTGTGGCAACAATCGCTGTTTTCTCTGGTGCCACTTCACTCTAAATTCTGGCAGTAATTCCTTAAACACTCTCTCAAATAACTCAGATGGAAAGGTCAGAAATCTTTGTGCAATCGCCTGTTGACTTACTTGTGTTGGCTCACACCACAAAAATCCTTCTCGCCCTAACATTCGGCTTAGTTCTCTGACTCCTGGCACATTCCGCCACAGTAGCGTCAGCACTGCTGCCATCATCAAGGGTAAATTTAACAGCCGATTTCTCAGCCCTAATTGTCGGTAGTAATGACTTTGATTGAAAATTGCTGGTGTCAATAAAGCCTCTACTTGAGCGGCGATGATCTCATCTTCCACACCTGGTTGGTGGTTCTTTTTGGCGTGGTCGCGGTTACTTCTTCGGCGGCTGGTCATCAGGCCTCTATTCCCTCAAACTCTTGACTAGAAACAGTTTGGCATCTTTTTATTACCCTTTTGACAAATCTCTGATTTTCTTAACTTGTCACGAATGGCTGGAGAGTCAAGCGCGGTCAGGAGGAGGATCGGGACTGTATTGCCTTGCGATCGAATTTGGCGGCAAACACTGATGCCATCCTTCTTAGGCAAGCTCACATCAAGCAAGATCGCATCGTATTCATAAGCATCGCTCAAATCCAGACCCATTTGACCATCGATCGCAAAATCGACAGCGTATTTTTGTGGTTCTAGGATCGTCTCGATTAGTTGGGCAATAATCGGATCGTCTTCAACTACCAGAATTCGCATGGGTCGATCGAAATAAGGATAACAATCGATCGTGACACAGATATTCGGGCTTTGAAAGCAAATTAAGTTACAGATTGCTAAGAACCTGAGAATTCCAGCTTTCCTCACGAGTTCCTCAACTTATGTTTTTAAGCTGGAAATATTCACAGCAGATCGGTTCTACAGCGATCGAGACTGAAGCACGCTAACGAGAGCAACATACTTATGTTAATGAGCAAACAATTTCAGAGCTTGCGGCAGCAGATCGATCTGTTGTTTGAAAACCTCATCCGCGAACAACCCCAGCTTAGTCTGGTTTCGAGTATGGATACACCCTGGATACCCGCCATCGAGTTGCAAGAGACCGAAACCGAACTATGTCTTAAAGCGCAGTTGCCAGGAATCGCACCGAATGAATTGGATATTCAGGTGAGCGAGAATGCGGTTTTTTTGTCAGGGGAGCATCGAGAAAGTAAGCAGACTGATAAACAGGGTATTTTTCGATCGGAATTTCACTACGGTCAGTTCAAGCGGGTAGTACCTTTACCGATACCAATCCAGCGAGAACGGGTCACAGCAGAAATGAGCGGGGGTTTACTGACTCTCACCATGCCTAAAGCTACTCCGGTTGTGCCCAATCTCATTAAGGTGTCCCTAATAGCTTCAGATCCTAAAGCCTAAAGCCTAAAGCCTAAAGCCTAAAGCCTAAAGCCTAAAGCCTAAAGCCTAAAGCCTAAAGCCTAAAGCCTAAAGCCTAAAGCCTAAAGCCTAAAGCCTAAAGCCTAAAACCTAAAACCTAATCCCCTGGGAGGAAAAGATCGTGAAAACAGACTATTTAATTGTCGGTAGTGGCTTGTCAGCATTGGTGTTTGGGGCATTGATGTCCAAATCTGGCAAAACAGTCCGCGTACTGGAGGCGCACGAACATCCAGGTGGATTTGGGCATAGCTTTACGATGTCCAAAAAATATACATTTAACGCCCAACTGCATTATGTCTGGGACTGTGGTGAGGGACACACCGTCAATCGGGTACTCAAACAACTCGACCTAGATCGAGCTGTCACATTCGATCGATACGACCCCGAAGGCTTCGACCACATGCGGATGCCCGATTATGCGATCTATATCCCTAGCGATAGTGCCGAACTCATCCAGCGGCTAGTGAAGCTCTTTCCTGCCTCTACTAAACAGCTAGAGCGATTTGTGAGGGAAATCCAATCGGTTCGCGCCGGACTGAGGTATCTCACACCGCCGATTCAGCCACTAGAACTACTCAAACATCTCGGCGATGCCTATAGTGCGCTCCAGTACCTCCACAGTACCCTTCAAGATGTCTTCGACAAGTTTAAGATCCCCCAAGCCGCTCAAACTCTCCTCGCGCTGCAATGGCCGGATTTCTTGCTCCCACCAGATCGACTTTCCTTCTATGCCTGGGTGATTTTATTTACGGGTTATCAAGAAGGTGCTTTTTACCCAACCCAACACTTCGAGCAAGTCATTGATGCCCTCGTCAAGGCGATCGAGGATGGTGGCGGAGAAGTTTTGCTCGATCGAGAGGTAACGGACTTTTTGGTAGTTGACAAGACTGTTACAGGGGCAAGGGCGATCGACTTACACACGAAATCAGCTCAGGAATATTTAGCCGATACTGTCATCTGCAACATCGATCCCAAACGCGCCGCCGCCAAAATCGGCATCGAAAAATTCTCGCCAGCCATCCAGAAAAAATTAAATTATGACTATTCGCCGTCTAATTTCATGGCTTACTGCGCAGTTCAAGGCATCGACCTGCGAGACTATGGATTTGGTAAATGGAATACCTTCCACAGCGGCGATGCAGATTTGAATGTGGCATTCAATCGGATGTACGACGAGCATGACTATTCTAACCCCAGTTTTGCAATTACCACTCCCACATTACTAACTAATTATGGTGGCGATTGTCCTCCCGATTGCCAAATTATTGAATTTTTGACAGTGGCAAATTACGAATATTTTAACCAACTCAAACAGGACGATCCTAAAGCTTATCGGCAGAAAAAAGCTGAAATTCTCGATGCAATTCTCGATGTCGTCGAACGCGATTATATCCCAAATTTACGAGAACATTTAGTCTTCAAAATCACTGGCAGTCCGACCACCAACGAACACTTCTGTCATTGTCCAGAAGGTAATTCCTATGGTTCGAGTTTAACCCCTCGGAATATGGGACTCGATCGACTAAATCACGAAACATCCCTTAAAAACTTCTACTTCTGCAATGCCTCCTCTGGCTATCCCGGCTTTGCACCTACATTCTGGACGGGCGCACTTTTGTATCAACGATTATCGGGAGATCTAATTTTGAGTGCTTGAGGAGACTGAGAGAGTGGAGGACGGGGAGACTGGGAGAGCTAAACCAAAAGGACGCAAGTGTCCAAACTCTCTATCCACTATCCACTATTAACTATTTACTACCCTCTTAAAATATAAAACCTAAGGAATTAACCAATGAAAATTGCCATTATCGGCGGTGGTGCCAGCGGCATCGTCACCGCCTATTTACTCGACAAACAAGGACATCAAGTCACAGTATTCGAGCGCGAACCAATGCTCGGCGGTCATATTCGCACCCTCAATCAGAATGTTCGACCCAACCAGTCGGATTGCGGTTTAGTACTAGAAAATGGAGTCCTCGAATTTCCAACCACCTTTCATAACTTTATCACCTTGATGACCGAACTAGAAGTAGAATTAGAACCTGTTAATATTGGATCGACATTATTTCTTAAGAATGGCAACTGCTACCTTTCTAAAGTGGCAATCGATCGCAACTTTACAGGAATTAAAAAGTTGTTAGAATCTTGGCGGATGAACTTATTTTACTTCCGCTCTGCCAGCTTACTAATTGCTGCCAAATTCTGGGAAACAATAAATTTTCGCGATCGATCTGTAGCCGATACTTTCCAACAGCCATCACTCCAACATACTTGGCTGAAATTATTCGCCATGTACAGTTATTCGATCCCTTTTTCGCAGATCGATGATTGCCCTGCGGAGTTGGTAATTCCCACCCTCCGCGACGATGTATTTGTAGACTGGGTGAGAATTAAAGGTGGCGTATATTCATACATCCAGAAAATTCTCGACAGGTTTACAGGCGAAATATTATTAGGAATCGAAGTTGCAGCAATTCGTCGGACGGAAACAGGAGTATCGATTACCTCGGTAGGCTTCGCCAACGCCTTCGCAGGGGATAAAACTCAGGAATTTGACAAAGTAGTATTTGCCACCCCACCCGATGTGGTGCTCAAACTCCTGGCAGATCCGCGCCCTGACGAGATCTCCAGATTTACAGCTTGGCAAGGAAACCACGTCCAAACATTGCTCCACAACGATGTAGCGATGTATGCCCCTTACAAAGTCAAAGAAGGTTCGGAATTTGATTTCTTTGAGACTGACAAACAGCATGGCGAGTGGGGCTACAACGCCCGTCTCAATCAGCTCTGTGGCATCTCCTCGCCCATCCAGTATAGCCTCGCATTCAACCTCGAAAATTCGATCGCACCCGCTCGGATTTTGCATATTCAACAGCATCACACGCCGCTATATACCGTGCCTGCTTTTCGCCATCGATCGGAAATTATCGCCACCAATGGGGATTACCATACTTATCATGTGGGAGCCTATCTCGGCGATGGTTTGCATGAAGGGGCGATTACTTCAGCCATGCGGGTTGCCGCGCTCATTGCAACTGAAACTCAAGTCCAGAATGAGGAGATGGTTTTAGCTTGCTAACCGATTATTTTGCCTCTGACATAACGATCGCCTGGACAACATCGAAATCTAATCCGATCGATTACGGAGAAAGAAGGTATGACAATTCTGGTTACAGGGGCATCAGGCAATGTCGGTAAGGAAGTCGTTAGACAGTTGCAAAGCCGTCAAGTGCCCTTCCAAGTCGGAGATCGAAAGCGCGCGATCGAGAATACTGGTGCAGGTGTCAAGACCGTTAGATTTGACTTTCTAGACCCCAGTACTTATGCCCCTGCTGTAGCGGGCTGTGATGCAGTGTTCTTGCTGCGTCCGCCTGCCATTGCCAATACCCAGCAGACTCTAAATGTGTTCCTTGATGTCGCGCAATCGCAGGGTGTCTCTCAAGTTGTGTTTATCTCCGTTGCTGGTGCGGGCGACAATCCGCTGGTACCTCACCACGCTGTCGAACGGCATCTCCGCGCGGGGTCAACAGGCTGGACGATCCTCAGACCGGGATTTTTCGCTCAAAATATCGGCAGTGCTTACCGTCAAGATATCGTCAATGACGATC harbors:
- a CDS encoding Hsp20/alpha crystallin family protein; this translates as MSKQFQSLRQQIDLLFENLIREQPQLSLVSSMDTPWIPAIELQETETELCLKAQLPGIAPNELDIQVSENAVFLSGEHRESKQTDKQGIFRSEFHYGQFKRVVPLPIPIQRERVTAEMSGGLLTLTMPKATPVVPNLIKVSLIASDPKA
- a CDS encoding NAD(P)H-binding protein gives rise to the protein MTILVTGASGNVGKEVVRQLQSRQVPFQVGDRKRAIENTGAGVKTVRFDFLDPSTYAPAVAGCDAVFLLRPPAIANTQQTLNVFLDVAQSQGVSQVVFISVAGAGDNPLVPHHAVERHLRAGSTGWTILRPGFFAQNIGSAYRQDIVNDDRIFVPAGSGRVAFLDVRDLAEVAANALVDPATYRGKTYTLTGIAAYSFVEVASILSQELDRRTIRYQPASILAYCLHLFRRGMPPAQILIQTILHVGLRFGQAQAVTTSLPDLLGHQPRTLYDYIRDNVALWL
- a CDS encoding DUF2231 domain-containing protein, whose amino-acid sequence is MSVKIQAAIVKPLFGVRSTHDRDNKRLDSQRLWSLQTGELIRVFETSPYWFADAIANTSEAGLAEAYTAVESTLNLHTIFGWSLSGVICAVTAWRYVWRSGSILLAPYFP
- a CDS encoding FAD-dependent oxidoreductase, yielding MKIAIIGGGASGIVTAYLLDKQGHQVTVFEREPMLGGHIRTLNQNVRPNQSDCGLVLENGVLEFPTTFHNFITLMTELEVELEPVNIGSTLFLKNGNCYLSKVAIDRNFTGIKKLLESWRMNLFYFRSASLLIAAKFWETINFRDRSVADTFQQPSLQHTWLKLFAMYSYSIPFSQIDDCPAELVIPTLRDDVFVDWVRIKGGVYSYIQKILDRFTGEILLGIEVAAIRRTETGVSITSVGFANAFAGDKTQEFDKVVFATPPDVVLKLLADPRPDEISRFTAWQGNHVQTLLHNDVAMYAPYKVKEGSEFDFFETDKQHGEWGYNARLNQLCGISSPIQYSLAFNLENSIAPARILHIQQHHTPLYTVPAFRHRSEIIATNGDYHTYHVGAYLGDGLHEGAITSAMRVAALIATETQVQNEEMVLAC
- a CDS encoding response regulator — translated: MRKAGILRFLAICNLICFQSPNICVTIDCYPYFDRPMRILVVEDDPIIAQLIETILEPQKYAVDFAIDGQMGLDLSDAYEYDAILLDVSLPKKDGISVCRQIRSQGNTVPILLLTALDSPAIRDKLRKSEICQKGNKKMPNCF
- a CDS encoding phytoene desaturase family protein: MKTDYLIVGSGLSALVFGALMSKSGKTVRVLEAHEHPGGFGHSFTMSKKYTFNAQLHYVWDCGEGHTVNRVLKQLDLDRAVTFDRYDPEGFDHMRMPDYAIYIPSDSAELIQRLVKLFPASTKQLERFVREIQSVRAGLRYLTPPIQPLELLKHLGDAYSALQYLHSTLQDVFDKFKIPQAAQTLLALQWPDFLLPPDRLSFYAWVILFTGYQEGAFYPTQHFEQVIDALVKAIEDGGGEVLLDREVTDFLVVDKTVTGARAIDLHTKSAQEYLADTVICNIDPKRAAAKIGIEKFSPAIQKKLNYDYSPSNFMAYCAVQGIDLRDYGFGKWNTFHSGDADLNVAFNRMYDEHDYSNPSFAITTPTLLTNYGGDCPPDCQIIEFLTVANYEYFNQLKQDDPKAYRQKKAEILDAILDVVERDYIPNLREHLVFKITGSPTTNEHFCHCPEGNSYGSSLTPRNMGLDRLNHETSLKNFYFCNASSGYPGFAPTFWTGALLYQRLSGDLILSA
- a CDS encoding response regulator, which codes for MDAGADDYLGKPFDPQELLARIRALLRRSHQPSTPILTWGDLHLDPVSTTVTYSDNLVPVTPKEYALLELFLRNSKRVFSCDAILDHLWSYGGTPSEEAIRTHIKGLRYKLKHAGAAADLIETVYGIGYRLKPVNSLEVNLLTDTWEKFKGQVLEQVAVLERLSIRFLNRDLQSDWQEVGRSIAHSLSGSLGMFGFSLSSELARQIEKLLGGRQELTIEQGQWLYSMVGALQEELERPVSLPDLYYFDPTPAIDILLVSVDPDLEREIQSLVDERKWHIQVVPTIAAAKSQLQHHLTRSILLSPDLAQQTEEVVRLLVEVGKHVPAIPVILLTDAPGLHPEIERFGTCTSICPNSPSEIILEIERSIAQVESTQTHILVVDDDLKILAILRALLVPWGFRVTTLSDPQKFWEIVPVAKPDLLILDVEMPTINGLELCKSVRDRADWSHLPIIFLTARTEPTLIQQVFAIGADDFVNKPVVGPEIIARITNLMERQQVKRLRAAERLNLDREQRKITPDRAEFSNQTEIQVESIAIQQLLQAENERHAKTIAEICDRLDLLHQLFVRIQV
- a CDS encoding phycobiliprotein lyase, giving the protein MMDVMEFFQHSAGKWRSKRTTHHLAFRRSEMGESEIEVKALDAKDPEIIALCESHQVDPSLAVGGCCVTWAASMGWDQEGENHEGKTVFALVPDPEKPHSGQLLRDRGYAEIVSVAGQYHMDNDGGLVLITDYDIMSSVERFWFPSPNVRVRSSTVKRMGGFSTATFCTETRVVDEANGDGGTNSAAYVDPKSIVSPLGW